One genomic segment of Syntrophorhabdales bacterium includes these proteins:
- a CDS encoding DUF362 domain-containing protein, translating to MSKVFFTDMRARPDRNLLDKVEGLLERMKVAKSVRKNDLVAVKLHFGELGNCAFLRPVFLRIIVEKLKNVGAQPFLTDTNTLYKGSRTNAVSHLDTAVQNGFDYACVRCPIIIADGLRGADGVKIKVPGEVLKEVSIAREIAEADSIMAVTHFKLHELSGFGGALKNIGMGCASREGKLVQHSTLAPQVNIEKCKGCKICFDYCPSNAISLNDHKRATVEGRDCIGCGECIAVCPEGAIEVQWTDDADLFQKKMVEHAYGVLRGKKHTIFLNFIMDVSPACDCYPSNDAPIVRDVGILASFDPVSIDAASADLVNNEESLPGTAIKQIAGKGEDKFRAVYPSVDWNVQLDHAERLGLGERKYMLVKV from the coding sequence ATGTCAAAAGTCTTCTTTACGGATATGAGAGCCCGACCCGACAGGAACCTGCTTGACAAGGTCGAAGGCTTGCTGGAGAGAATGAAAGTGGCCAAGTCCGTCAGAAAAAATGATCTTGTTGCTGTGAAGCTGCATTTTGGAGAGCTGGGAAATTGCGCCTTCCTGCGCCCGGTCTTTCTCAGAATCATCGTGGAAAAGCTGAAGAACGTGGGCGCTCAACCCTTTCTCACAGACACCAACACGCTCTACAAGGGTTCACGAACCAATGCCGTAAGCCATCTCGATACGGCAGTGCAGAATGGGTTCGATTACGCGTGCGTCCGCTGCCCGATCATCATCGCCGACGGGCTCCGGGGAGCAGATGGCGTGAAGATAAAGGTTCCAGGCGAGGTTCTCAAAGAGGTTTCTATCGCCAGGGAGATCGCGGAGGCGGACAGCATCATGGCAGTTACCCATTTCAAACTGCATGAACTCTCGGGATTTGGTGGAGCCCTCAAGAACATCGGCATGGGATGCGCATCGAGGGAAGGGAAACTTGTGCAGCACAGCACCCTCGCTCCTCAGGTCAACATCGAGAAATGCAAGGGGTGTAAAATCTGTTTTGACTACTGCCCGTCCAATGCAATTTCTCTAAACGATCATAAGAGGGCTACCGTCGAAGGCAGGGATTGCATCGGCTGTGGCGAATGCATTGCCGTCTGTCCCGAAGGCGCCATCGAGGTCCAGTGGACAGACGATGCCGATCTCTTTCAGAAAAAAATGGTCGAGCACGCGTACGGCGTACTCAGGGGAAAGAAGCATACGATCTTCCTTAATTTCATCATGGATGTGAGCCCTGCCTGTGACTGCTACCCTTCCAACGATGCCCCGATCGTGAGAGACGTAGGGATCCTTGCTTCCTTTGATCCTGTCTCCATAGACGCTGCCAGCGCCGACCTGGTGAACAACGAGGAGTCTCTACCCGGCACAGCAATAAAGCAGATAGCAGGAAAAGGAGAAGACAAGTTCAGGGCTGTCTATCCGTCTGTGGACTGGAATGTGCAGCTTGACCACGCAGAGAGACTGGGCTTGGGCGAACGGAAGTATATGCTGGTGAAAGTGTGA
- a CDS encoding acyl-CoA dehydrogenase family protein, with amino-acid sequence MLSLSEKHAMIQKIAEKLAKEKVAPRAKEIDATGAFPWDLVELYKKHGFLYLMLPEEYGGLDGDITSLCLVTEELAKASGTSSLIQLAHHVGVMPVMVAGNEEQKKYIYGKLADPEALNLVAFCLTEPEAGSDASHMRTAATKEGDHYYLNGKKSMITNGANSQFFTVFATTNPAARTAGISCFCFEKDYPGVVIGKSEEKLGMIGSDLTELIFDNVRLTKDNLIGKEGKGWDLAMATLNLSRPAVGAQGVGIAQGALDFAVEYAWKRVQFGQKIADFEGIQFMVADMATMVEAARALVYDAALLLDMKVYERDKMSAIGVDKLSAMAKVYSADTAMKVTTDAVQILGGVGYTKEYPVERMMRDAKATQIYEGTNQVQRVIIARDIFRKYIP; translated from the coding sequence ATGTTAAGTCTTTCAGAAAAACACGCCATGATCCAAAAAATAGCCGAAAAATTGGCCAAGGAGAAGGTGGCGCCCAGGGCAAAAGAGATCGATGCAACGGGAGCCTTCCCATGGGACCTGGTGGAATTATACAAAAAACACGGTTTTCTGTACCTGATGCTGCCGGAGGAGTACGGCGGCCTCGACGGCGACATCACATCTCTCTGTCTTGTCACCGAGGAGCTTGCAAAAGCATCTGGCACATCTTCCCTTATACAGCTTGCCCACCACGTGGGCGTGATGCCTGTAATGGTAGCAGGCAACGAGGAACAGAAGAAATACATTTACGGTAAGCTTGCGGATCCTGAAGCACTCAACCTTGTGGCATTCTGCCTGACCGAGCCGGAAGCAGGTTCTGACGCCTCGCACATGAGGACCGCTGCAACGAAGGAGGGGGACCACTATTATCTCAACGGCAAGAAATCGATGATCACCAACGGCGCCAATTCGCAATTTTTTACCGTGTTTGCGACGACCAATCCGGCGGCAAGAACTGCGGGGATATCCTGTTTCTGTTTTGAGAAGGATTATCCAGGCGTTGTTATCGGCAAGAGCGAAGAGAAATTGGGAATGATCGGCTCTGACCTGACCGAGCTGATTTTTGATAATGTCAGGCTTACCAAAGATAACCTGATCGGTAAAGAGGGAAAAGGCTGGGACCTTGCTATGGCGACCCTCAATCTGTCGAGGCCTGCCGTGGGCGCTCAAGGCGTGGGCATCGCCCAGGGTGCGCTCGACTTTGCCGTTGAGTATGCCTGGAAGAGGGTGCAGTTCGGGCAGAAGATTGCCGACTTCGAGGGTATCCAGTTCATGGTCGCAGATATGGCAACCATGGTGGAAGCTGCCCGTGCACTCGTCTACGACGCTGCCCTGCTGCTGGACATGAAAGTCTATGAAAGAGACAAGATGAGCGCGATCGGCGTGGACAAGCTTTCAGCCATGGCCAAAGTCTATTCGGCTGATACCGCCATGAAAGTCACCACCGATGCAGTACAGATCCTCGGCGGCGTCGGATATACGAAAGAGTACCCGGTCGAAAGAATGATGCGTGACGCAAAGGCAACCCAGATATACGAAGGCACGAATCAGGTGCAAAGGGTGATCATAGCCCGGGACATCTTCCGGAAGTACATTCCCTGA
- a CDS encoding aminopeptidase, with product MKGMYQKYAKLLVHYCLELKRGDKLLINSTYLAEPLIKEVFREALDAGAHPELQISLSDLSKLFYDHAGDAQLRYVSPMYLHAVKSYDAFLTIRAPFNVKELQSVDAEKKQKVAVAQTGVKRLFMRRASTGALKWTLCEFPTESQAQECSLSRSEYENLVFSACFLRRESPEEEWQKMRTSQQHIVDFLNARQHIRIVGRGTDLSFGTRGRTWINSDGRRNMPSGEVFTAPEENSVQGTVTFSFPGIYMGEEVENITLQVESGEVVKWTAKKGKSLLDKILQIPGAKRFGEAAIGTNAGIRRFTKNMLFDEKMGGTIHLALGATYPETGGKNQSPIHWDLLADMKKEGQIFADGELIYKNGEFLIQPQSKREDGGSLR from the coding sequence ATGAAAGGCATGTATCAGAAATACGCAAAACTGCTTGTTCATTATTGTCTTGAGTTGAAACGAGGTGACAAGCTCCTTATCAATTCGACGTACCTTGCTGAGCCTCTCATAAAAGAAGTCTTCAGGGAGGCGCTGGATGCCGGCGCTCACCCGGAGTTGCAGATATCATTGAGCGACCTCTCAAAACTTTTTTACGATCACGCCGGGGACGCACAACTGCGCTATGTGTCACCGATGTATCTCCATGCGGTCAAATCGTACGATGCATTCCTGACCATACGGGCCCCCTTTAACGTCAAGGAACTCCAGTCGGTTGACGCTGAAAAAAAACAAAAGGTTGCAGTCGCGCAGACGGGAGTGAAAAGACTTTTCATGAGAAGGGCGTCAACAGGGGCGCTCAAATGGACGCTGTGCGAATTTCCCACTGAATCTCAGGCTCAGGAGTGCTCACTTTCCCGGAGCGAATATGAGAATCTGGTCTTCTCGGCATGCTTCCTCCGGCGTGAGAGCCCGGAGGAGGAATGGCAGAAGATGCGAACATCGCAGCAGCATATAGTCGATTTCCTGAATGCGCGGCAGCATATCCGTATCGTCGGCAGAGGCACAGATCTTTCTTTCGGCACCCGAGGACGCACATGGATCAACTCGGACGGACGACGCAACATGCCCTCGGGCGAGGTCTTCACGGCTCCGGAAGAAAATTCCGTTCAGGGTACAGTGACATTCTCATTCCCGGGCATATACATGGGAGAAGAAGTGGAGAATATAACGCTTCAGGTCGAGTCAGGCGAAGTAGTGAAATGGACAGCCAAGAAAGGCAAGTCGCTGCTTGACAAGATTCTTCAAATCCCGGGAGCAAAAAGGTTCGGAGAAGCTGCAATAGGAACGAATGCGGGCATACGCCGTTTTACCAAAAATATGCTTTTCGACGAAAAGATGGGCGGCACGATTCATCTGGCTCTTGGCGCGACATATCCGGAAACGGGCGGAAAGAATCAGTCGCCAATTCACTGGGATCTGCTGGCGGATATGAAGAAAGAGGGACAGATATTCGCCGACGGCGAGCTCATCTACAAGAATGGAGAATTCCTGATACAGCCGCAAAGCAAGAGGGAAGATGGAGGATCGCTTCGCTAG